The following proteins come from a genomic window of Purpureocillium takamizusanense chromosome 13, complete sequence:
- the HXT5_4 gene encoding hexose transporter hxt5 (TransMembrane:11 (n38-45c53/54o123-143i155-172o178-202i209-228o248-267i340-365o371-392i399-418o438-460i472-495o501-523i)~EggNog:ENOG503NU51~COG:P), whose amino-acid sequence MGLFKKREDGLSSHHSNGHPPKDGPIDGVPNSKVNGNALAEQKITLLACALGAVASIGGFIFGYISGQISGFFLMRDYAERFGELQSDGSYTFSAARQGTIVGLLSVGALFGALVAGKMADTVGRRITISASAFFTCIGTIIEISSSHHWVQFAVGRLVSGLSIGSLSVVVPMYQGESTPAVIRGVIISSYQLLITLGIWTAEMVNWGTESKASSAAWRIPNGLSFAWALILGVGILFLPESPRYAYGKGRVDEARDTIARLSGLPPHSDGVNHQIDDIHQKLEQENESQKAFQFSEIFTGPRMMYRTTLGIVLQAGQQLTGANFFFYFGTTVFAATGISNSYTTQIILGSVNVFCTVIGLWIIKRFGRRPILMIGAAWMMMCFLVYAFVGHFALDNEDPMRTPKAGSALVTFSCLAIAAFAVSWGPLVWTVNAELYPLRYRSTCMGLATASNWLWNFLISFL is encoded by the exons ATGGGGCTCTTCAAGAAGAGGGAGGATGGCTTGTCCTCCCATCATAGCAACGGCCACCCGCCCAAAGATGGCCCCATCGATGGCGTTCCCAACAGCAAGGTTAACGGCAATGCCCTCGCGGAGCAGAAAATCaccctgcttgcttgcgccctgggcgccgtcgccagtATCGGTGGCTTCATCTTCGGATACATCAG TGGTCAAATCTCcggcttcttcttgatgCGAGACTATGCCGAACGCTTCGGCGAGCTGCAGAGCGATGGCTCCTACACCTtcagcgccgcccggcaAGGCACAatcgtcggcctgctcagtgtcggcgccctcttcggcgccctcgtcgcgggaAAAATGGCTGACACCGTCGGTCGTCGAATCACcatctccgcctcggccttcttcacCTGCATCGGAACCATCATCGAGATATCGTCGTCGCACCACTGGGTCCAgttcgccgtcggccgcctcgttAGCGGTCTCAGCATCGGCTCGCTgtcggtcgtcgtccccATGTACCAGGGCGAGAGCACGCCGGCCGTGATCCGCGGCGTCATCATCTCCTCCTACCAGCTGCTCATCACCCTGGGCATCTGGACCGCGGAAATGGTCAACTGGGGCACCGAGTCcaaggccagcagcgccgcgtgGCGCATCCCCAACGGCCTCTCCTTCGCGTGGGCCCTGATCCTCGGAGTCGGCATCCTCTTCCTGCCCGAGAGCCCGCGATACGCCTACGGCAAGGgacgcgtcgacgaggctcgCGATACCATTGCGCGCCTCTCCGGCCTGCCCCCTCACTCCGACGGCGTCAACCACCAGATTGACGATATCCACCAGAAGCTCGAGCAGGAGAATGAAAGCCAAAAGGCGTTCCAATTCAGCGAAATCTTCACCGGCCCGCGCATGATGTACCGCACGACACTCGGTATTGTTCTccaggccggccagcagctcacTGGCGCCAACTTCTTCTTCTACTTCGGCACGACCGTCTTCGCCGCGACCGGCATCAGCAACAGCTACACCACGCAGATCATCCTGGGATCCGTCAACGTGTTCTGCACCGTCATTGGACTTTGGATCATCAAGCGCTTTGGCCGCCGACCCATTCTCATGATTGGTGCCGCCTGGATGATGATGTGCTTCCT TGTCTACGCCTTTGTCGGCCACTTTGCGCTCGACAACGAGGATCCCATGCGAACCCCCAAGGCAGGCTCTGCTCTCGTCACGTTCTCCTGCCTGGCCATCGCAGCGTTCGCCGTCAGTTGGGGCCCTCTTGTCTGGACCGTCAATGCCGAGCTGTATCCTCTGCGCTATCGCAGCACCTGCATGGGTCTTGCCACGGCCTCGAACTGGCTCTGGAACTTTCTCATCTCCTTCTTGTAA
- a CDS encoding uncharacterized protein (EggNog:ENOG503Q3PU~COG:I~SECRETED:SignalP(1-20~SECRETED:cutsite=ASA-SY~SECRETED:prob=0.5632)), whose amino-acid sequence MVFLPSVLVAAATLTSVASASYPRFSSSLEPRAVSEKGPLAPKEDPWYTAPPSFASGEPGQILRIRPAPGNLTQVVGNCSAAYNILYRTTDSHYKPTWAVTTLFVPKTSNGTAAASSTWGKALLSYQIPYDSADVDASPSYALYKNPPGDIAAALGQSWFVSVPDYEGPLGSFTAGVMSGHATLDSVRAVRAASFGLAPDARYAMWGYSGGALASEWAAELAVQYAPELDFAGAALGGLTPNVTSVMLSVEGTVGVGLVPSGILGLASQFPELRKYVEDNLKTDGEFNKTGFLAAENYTLSESAVAFANHNISDYFKNGFDLVYSPVAQRVINSDGQMGYHGVPQMPLYVYKAVQDEISPVNETDALVQRFCNVGATISYVRNGAGSHTTEFVNGLAGAAKFLQSVLAGDFNSTGCTTKNVNISLVDNALRRRDLHLVW is encoded by the coding sequence atggtgttCTTACCGAGCgttctcgtcgccgcggcgacgctgaccAGTGTCGCGTCAGCTTCGTATCCCCggttctcctcctcgttggAGCCTCGCGCGGTCAGCGAAAAGGGGCCCCTCGCGCCGAAGGAGGATCCGTGGtacacggcgccgccgtcctttGCCTCGGGCGAGCCCGGACAGATCCTCCGCATCCGACCTGCCCCGGGGAACCTCACCCAGGTCGTCGGCAACTGCTCCGCGGCGTACAACATCCTATACCGCACGACGGACAGTCACTACAAGCCGACGTGGGCCGTCACCACGCTGTTCGTGCCAAAGACGTccaacggcaccgccgccgcctcgtcgacatgggGCAAGGCGCTGCTCTCGTACCAGATCCCCTACGACtcggccgacgtcgatgccaGTCCGTCATACGCGCTCTACAAGAACCCGCCGGGGGACATcgcggccgccctcggccagaGCTGGTTCGTCAGCGTGCCCGACTACGAGGGCCCCCTCGGTTCCTTTACGGCGGGCGTCATGTCGGGACACGCCACGCTCGACTCGGTCCGggcggtgcgcgcggcgtccTTCGGCCTGGCTCCCGACGCCCGGTATGCCATGTGGGGATactcgggcggcgccctggcGAGCGAATGGGCCGCGGAGCTCGCCGTGCAGTACGCCCCGGAGCTGGACtttgcgggcgccgcgctcggcgggcTGACGCCCAACGTGACGTCCGTGATGCTGTCCGTCGAGggcaccgtcggcgtcgggctcgtccCCTCGGGCATCCTCGGCCTGGCGAGCCAGTTCCCCGAGCTGCGCAAGTACGTCGAGGACAACCTCAAGACGGACGGCGAGTTCAACAAGACGGGGTtcctggcggcggagaaCTACACCCTCAGCGAGTCGGCCGTGGCGTTTGCCAACCACAACATCTCCGACTACTTCAAGAACGGCTTCGACCTCGTCTactcgcccgtcgcgcagcgcgtcatCAACAGCGACGGGCAGATGGGCTACCACGGCGTGCCGCAGATGCCGCTCTACGTGTACAAGGCTGTGCAGGACGAGATCAGCCCCGTCAACGAGACGGACGCGCTCGTCCAGAGGTTCTGCAACGTCGGCGCCACCATCAGCTACGTCAGgaacggcgccggcagccacACCACCGAGTTTGTCaacgggctggcgggcgcggccaagTTTCTGCAGAGcgtgctggcgggcgacttCAACTCGACGGGCTGCACGACCAAGAACGTCAACATTAGCCTGGTCGACAATGCGCTGCGGCGACGCGATCTTCATCTGGTTTGGTAG
- a CDS encoding uncharacterized protein (COG:O~EggNog:ENOG503NX27~SECRETED:SignalP(1-18~SECRETED:cutsite=AYA-GP~SECRETED:prob=0.9303)) has protein sequence MKGTAAVLISALSTAAYAGPVTQKDASCLKSCLDWQKISSSVAGDATWNDLIDPYNLRIPFVPNTVVAVKKASEVSAALKCVRQCGDFKVQARGGGHSYGNFGLGGRNGSVVIDLAGLNKVTVRADGTADIEGGLRLGNVDLALWDQGKRAMSHGTCAGVGIGGHSTHGGYGFDSRIWGLALDHILDVDLVLADGTELTASAKANSDLFWAVRGAADSIAIVTKFHVRTQAAPESLVYWTYDIPGVIKDVATSVAAFEHIQDFALNATVQDRRLAWGWYHDSSAFALRGKFFGSLAEFNSKIAPELLRGLPTPTKSDIRAVGWLDSQSLYHSGTLNHSTLAQPNQPGKYHEHDNMYAKSIVTPERFTKEALTSFFTYTSTAKKANWYSIGNLYGGPDSQINIYDENWSSYKDRDSLFVIQNVGSVLPPPFDDSLKPFLKGMNEAITKKMPNTQFSAYTNYIDPELTPAEAHELYYGQKIYSKLLSIKKTVDTAGTFYNPLAIGA, from the exons TCGACGGCCGCATATGCCGGGCCTGTGACGCAGAAGGATGCGTCGTGCCTGAAGAGCTGCCTGGACTGGCAGAAGATCTCCTCTTCTGTCGCCGGCGATGCGACGTGGAACGACCTGATCGACCCGTACAACCTGCGCATTCCCTTTGTCCCCAACACGGTCGTTGCGGTCAAGAAGGCCTCTGAGGTCTCAGCCGCGCTCAAGTGCGTGCGCCAGTGTGGTGACTTCAAG GTCCAAgctcgtggtggtggtcactCGTATGGCAACTTTGGCCTCGGTGGCCGCAacggcagcgtcgtcatcgacctcgccgggctCAACAAGGTGaccgtccgcgccgacggcacggctgacatcgagggcggcctgcgtcTTGGCAACGTCGACCTTGCCCTCTGGGACCAGGGCAAGCGGGCGATGAGCCACGGCACCTGCGCTGGTGTCGGCATCGGAGGACACAGCACGCACGGCGGTTATGGATTCGACTCCCGTATCTGGGGCCTGGCCCTGGACCACATCCTGGACGTCgatctcgtcctcgctgacGGCACGGAGCTCACCGCGTCTGCCAAGGCCAACAGCGACCTCTTCTGGGCTGTCCGAGGAGCTGCCGactccatcgccatcgtcaccaagTTCCACGTCCGTACGCAGGCCGCGCCCGAGTCCCTGGTGTACTGGACCTACGATATCCCGGGCGTGATCAAGGATGTTGCGACTTCGGTGGCGGCCTTTGAGCACATCCAGGACTTTGCTCTCAACGCGACCGTCCaggaccgccgcctcgcatGGGGCTGGTACCATGACTCTTCCGCTTTTGCCCTCCGCGGCAAGTTCTTCGGCTCCCTGGCCGAGTTCAACAGCAAGATTGCTcccgagctgctgcgcggcctgCCCACGCCGACCAAGTCTGACATTCGGGCAGTCGGCTGGCTCGACAGCCAGTCGCTCTACCACAGCGGCACCCTGAACCACAGCACCCTGGCGCAGCCCAACCAGCCTGGCAAGTACCACGAGCACGACAACATGTATGCCAAGTCGATTGTTACGCCTGAGCGCTTCACCAAGGAGGCCCTCACCAGCTTCTTCACCTACACGTCCAccgccaagaaggccaacTGGTACAGCATCGGCAACCTCTATGGCGGCCCGGACAGCCAGATTAACATTTACGACGAGAACTGGTCGTCGTACAAGGACCGCGACTCGCTGTTTGTCATCCAGAACGTCGGCTccgtcctgccgccgccctttgACGACTCGCTCAAGCCCTTCCTCAAGGGAATGAACGAGGCCATCACCAAGAAGATGCCCAACACCCAATTCAGCGCCTACACCAACTACATTGACCCCGAGCTCAcccccgccgaggcccatgaGCTGTACTATGGCCAGAAGATCTACTCCAAGCTGCTTTCCATTAAGAAGACTGTCGACACGGCCGGTACTTTCTACAACCCGCTTGCGATTGGTGCTTAA
- the HXT5_4 gene encoding hexose transporter hxt5, variant 2 (EggNog:ENOG503NU51~TransMembrane:10 (i44-65o95-115i127-144o150-174i181-200o220-239i312-337o343-364i371-390o410-432i)~COG:P): protein MACPPIIATATRPKMAPSMAFPTARLTAMPSRSRKSPCLLAPWAPSPVSVASSSDTSGKKTTSLLANDELHSAWRQLCAPPRGRNLEANNGTRSGQISGFFLMRDYAERFGELQSDGSYTFSAARQGTIVGLLSVGALFGALVAGKMADTVGRRITISASAFFTCIGTIIEISSSHHWVQFAVGRLVSGLSIGSLSVVVPMYQGESTPAVIRGVIISSYQLLITLGIWTAEMVNWGTESKASSAAWRIPNGLSFAWALILGVGILFLPESPRYAYGKGRVDEARDTIARLSGLPPHSDGVNHQIDDIHQKLEQENESQKAFQFSEIFTGPRMMYRTTLGIVLQAGQQLTGANFFFYFGTTVFAATGISNSYTTQIILGSVNVFCTVIGLWIIKRFGRRPILMIGAAWMMMCFLVYAFVGHFALDNEDPMRTPKAGSALVTFSCLAIAAFAVSWGPLVWTVNAELYPLRYRSTCMGLATASNWLWNFLISFFTRFITDAIDYLYGLVFAGCCAALVVIVFFFVIESKDRTLEEIDTMYVRHVSAIRSGHWDTQDYRQEVRRRSEARSEAARSDGRADNNEA, encoded by the exons ATGGCTTGTCCTCCCATCATAGCAACGGCCACCCGCCCAAAGATGGCCCCATCGATGGCGTTCCCAACAGCAAGGTTAACGGCAATGCCCTCGCGGAGCAGAAAATCaccctgcttgcttgcgccctgggcgccgtcgccagtATCGGTGGCTTCATCTTCGGATACATCAGGTAAGAAGACCACCTCTCTGCTTGCTAACGACGAGCTCCATTCAGCCTGGCGCCAGTTATGCGCCCCCCCTCGCGGACGAAACCTTGAGGCTAACAATGGGACGCGCAGTGGTCAAATCTCcggcttcttcttgatgCGAGACTATGCCGAACGCTTCGGCGAGCTGCAGAGCGATGGCTCCTACACCTtcagcgccgcccggcaAGGCACAatcgtcggcctgctcagtgtcggcgccctcttcggcgccctcgtcgcgggaAAAATGGCTGACACCGTCGGTCGTCGAATCACcatctccgcctcggccttcttcacCTGCATCGGAACCATCATCGAGATATCGTCGTCGCACCACTGGGTCCAgttcgccgtcggccgcctcgttAGCGGTCTCAGCATCGGCTCGCTgtcggtcgtcgtccccATGTACCAGGGCGAGAGCACGCCGGCCGTGATCCGCGGCGTCATCATCTCCTCCTACCAGCTGCTCATCACCCTGGGCATCTGGACCGCGGAAATGGTCAACTGGGGCACCGAGTCcaaggccagcagcgccgcgtgGCGCATCCCCAACGGCCTCTCCTTCGCGTGGGCCCTGATCCTCGGAGTCGGCATCCTCTTCCTGCCCGAGAGCCCGCGATACGCCTACGGCAAGGgacgcgtcgacgaggctcgCGATACCATTGCGCGCCTCTCCGGCCTGCCCCCTCACTCCGACGGCGTCAACCACCAGATTGACGATATCCACCAGAAGCTCGAGCAGGAGAATGAAAGCCAAAAGGCGTTCCAATTCAGCGAAATCTTCACCGGCCCGCGCATGATGTACCGCACGACACTCGGTATTGTTCTccaggccggccagcagctcacTGGCGCCAACTTCTTCTTCTACTTCGGCACGACCGTCTTCGCCGCGACCGGCATCAGCAACAGCTACACCACGCAGATCATCCTGGGATCCGTCAACGTGTTCTGCACCGTCATTGGACTTTGGATCATCAAGCGCTTTGGCCGCCGACCCATTCTCATGATTGGTGCCGCCTGGATGATGATGTGCTTCCT TGTCTACGCCTTTGTCGGCCACTTTGCGCTCGACAACGAGGATCCCATGCGAACCCCCAAGGCAGGCTCTGCTCTCGTCACGTTCTCCTGCCTGGCCATCGCAGCGTTCGCCGTCAGTTGGGGCCCTCTTGTCTGGACCGTCAATGCCGAGCTGTATCCTCTGCGCTATCGCAGCACCTGCATGGGTCTTGCCACGGCCTCGAACTGGCTCTGGAACTTTCTCATCTCCTTCTT CACACGTTTCATCACCGACGCGATCGATTACCTGTACGGTCTCGTCTttgctggctgctgcgcggctctcgtcgtcatcgtcttcttcttcgtcatcgaGTCCAAGGACCgcacgctcgaggagatCGACACCATGTACGTCCGTCACGTCAGCGCGATCCGCTCGGGCCACTGGGACACGCAAGACTACCGACAGGAGGTCAGGCGCAGGAGTGAAGCGAGAAGCGAGGCTGCGAGAAGTGACGGGAGAGCCGACAACAACGAAGCATGA